Within the Amycolatopsis sp. 195334CR genome, the region TTCACCGCGATGAACTCGACACCCTTGAGGCCGACCTCGATCATCCGGTTCACGGCGTTGACGCCGCCGCCACCGATGCCGACGACCTTGATCACCGCGAGGTAGTTGTGCGGGGGCGTCATCGGGATCCGCCTTCCTGATCGTGACTGTGCGTGTTGCCCCGCCGGCGGTCGCCCCTCGGACACTTCCCCGCCCGAAACCCTCGACCTCTAGTCGAGGCTTAGAGTTATGTCAACTACCGACGTTGCTCCAGAAGGTAGGGACCACCAAGCCCGGAATCCAGGAGCCACGCCGCGCGCGTCGCAATCTCTTTGACCACAACGCCTTCGTGTGTGGAAAGTGTCAAGCCGCCATTGAGATGGTCAGCAGGGGGGCGGAAGTCGGTGCCGGTGAACCACCGCGCGGCTCCACCGTGACGCCGATCCTGGCCACCCCGGCCAGGCCCTGTGCGGTGAGTACCGACCCCGGGTCCGGGCCACCCGGCACCAGCCCCATCGACCGCACGCCGCCGTCGTCGTGCATCAGCCAGACCTGGTACTCCTGGTCCGACGGCCGCGCGGGCAGGTTCGTCGCCATGAACGCCGCCTTGTCCAGGCTGGGCGACATGACCACGGTGCCGTGACCGCCCGGGTCGTGCACGGTCACCACGTCCGGGGAGGCGATCAGCTCCCCCATCGGCGCGTACTTCGCCCGCGCCTCGGCCGCCTGCTGGCGCGCGGCGTCCAGTTCCCCCTGCGTGTGCAGGGCGAGACCACCGAAAACGCCGCCGAGCGCGAGGCCGACCACCGCCGCGGCGGCCGCGATGAACACCATCCAGCGCGGCGCTCCCCCGCCGCGCCGGGACCGGCCGCCCCGGTCACCACCGGCGGACGGCGGTTCCTGGCGGGTGGCCCGCACCGCGGCCAGCACCTGCGCCTTCATCGCCTCGGGCGGGTCCTCCGCCACCGCGGCACCCAGTCGCGCCGCGGTCGCCCGCAGCTCGCGCACCTCCTGGGCGCAGGACGGGCATTCGGCGAGGTGCCGCCCGAACCGTTCGCGTTCCAGGTCGTCCAGCGCGTCGAGCGCGTAGGCCCCGGCCAGCGTGTGCATGTCCGGCGAGGTCATGCGGTCACCCCCAAGCAGTCCCGCAGCCGGATCAGCCCGTCGCGGAGCCTCGTCTTCACCGTGCCCTGCGGGGTGGACAGCACTTCGGCCACCTCGCGGTAGGTATAGCCCTGGTAGTACGCGAGGAGCACGGACTCGCGCTGCAGTTCGGTCAGGTTGCCAAGGCAGCGGCGCACCTGCTGGCGCTCCCAGCGGGCGGTGACCGATTCGGCCACCTCGTCGAACGGGCGGTTCCTGCTCGCCTCGAAAGTGGCCTTGACCTCGCGATCGGTGCTCGCCCTGGCGGAGCGCACGCGGTCGACCGCCCGGCGGTGCGCCAGGGTCAGCGCCCAGTTCAGCGCGCTGCCGCGCTCCGGCGAGTACCGCGGCGCGGTGCGCCACAGCTCGACCAGCACCTCCTGGGCCACCTCCTCGGACTGCGCGCCGTCGCGCACCACCCGGCGGACCAGGCCGAGGATGGGGCCGGCGAGCCGGTCGTAGACCTGCTCGAACGCGCGCTCGTCCCCCTTGGCCACCTGGACCAGCAGGTCCTCGGTGGTCGGCCCGTCCCCGTCGCCGGTGACCGGCCGGAGTGGCTCGCCGGGCTGGCGAGGTGCCGTCTCATCCATTGAGTCCTCCGAGTCGGTCGGCCGGGGTGACCTTCGGCATCGGCGCGCGGCGGAGCCACAGCGCCACGCCGTGCTTGCGGATCAGCGCGGTCACGCGCTGCGGGACGAACGGCCGGGCCAGCAGCATACGGACCAGGTCCCGGGTACCGGCGGCACGACGCACCCCCTGGAGGGTGGCGGCCAGCGGGGTCGCGCCCGCCTGGTGCAGCACCACCGAGACGGACAGCAGCGAGTCCGGTTCGGGCACGCTCATCCGGTACTCGCCGTCACCCGTCTGGAACGGCGAAACGTAGAACTCCTTCGCCGCGCTCGCCCGGCCCCGGGCGTCCGGGTGCAGCAGGTAGGCGTGCCGGCCGCGGTAGGTGTTGTGCACCTCGGCGACCACGCAGGCCAGTTCCCCGTCCGGCCGGTGGCACCAGTACAGCGTGATCGGGTTGAACACGTACCCGAGCACGCGCGCGCTGGCCAGCATGACCACCCGGCCGCCGTGCAGGTCGACGCCCCGCTCGGCCAGCCACGCGTCGAGCTTTTCGCGAATCGTGCCGGGCTCCCCCGGTGCGAAGTGGTCGCGGCCGTCGAACCGGGCGAACGGCCGCAGCCAGCGCGGCAGGCTCGGGGGTCTTTCGAGATCGACCAGCCACAGGTACATCCGGTGCGCGAAGGTCAG harbors:
- a CDS encoding anti-sigma factor domain-containing protein, with protein sequence MTSPDMHTLAGAYALDALDDLERERFGRHLAECPSCAQEVRELRATAARLGAAVAEDPPEAMKAQVLAAVRATRQEPPSAGGDRGGRSRRGGGAPRWMVFIAAAAAVVGLALGGVFGGLALHTQGELDAARQQAAEARAKYAPMGELIASPDVVTVHDPGGHGTVVMSPSLDKAAFMATNLPARPSDQEYQVWLMHDDGGVRSMGLVPGGPDPGSVLTAQGLAGVARIGVTVEPRGGSPAPTSAPLLTISMAA
- the sigK gene encoding ECF RNA polymerase sigma factor SigK, with amino-acid sequence MDETAPRQPGEPLRPVTGDGDGPTTEDLLVQVAKGDERAFEQVYDRLAGPILGLVRRVVRDGAQSEEVAQEVLVELWRTAPRYSPERGSALNWALTLAHRRAVDRVRSARASTDREVKATFEASRNRPFDEVAESVTARWERQQVRRCLGNLTELQRESVLLAYYQGYTYREVAEVLSTPQGTVKTRLRDGLIRLRDCLGVTA
- a CDS encoding DUF1365 domain-containing protein, yielding MVTAALYDATVAHVRRIDPPLTFAHRMYLWLVDLERPPSLPRWLRPFARFDGRDHFAPGEPGTIREKLDAWLAERGVDLHGGRVVMLASARVLGYVFNPITLYWCHRPDGELACVVAEVHNTYRGRHAYLLHPDARGRASAAKEFYVSPFQTGDGEYRMSVPEPDSLLSVSVVLHQAGATPLAATLQGVRRAAGTRDLVRMLLARPFVPQRVTALIRKHGVALWLRRAPMPKVTPADRLGGLNG